One Leptospira fainei serovar Hurstbridge str. BUT 6 genomic window, TCTCTATTCCTGCTTATCGAAGTTTGCTTTTTATCAATTTTTTTAGATGCTTTAATCGGGCCGATTTCTTGTTTCAGAATCGAGAATCTAAAATCTTAACGAGAAATTAACGCTTTCTTCGATCTTTTACACTTTACTCCTCATTGACGAGACGATAAAAAAAAGCTACGTTTTTGGCACATGCATTCATCCTCACACATTCGGATGGAGCGTGATTAGGAGGCTTCCTTGTCCTATCCGTTTTTAATTGCAGTCGTATTCGGTTTAGTCGTCTATCTGACATACGCAATCGTTAGGCCAGAAAGGTTTTAGGTAAATATTATGAATGGAAACGATTCGGTTTTTTACTTTCTTTACTTTGCTGTCCTTTTTTTGGTTTCTCCGTGGTTAGGTTTATTCATCGCCAAAGTCTTGGACGGAGAATTTCCTAAATTCCTAAAACCTGTAGTCGCTTTCGAGAATCTCATCTATAAAGTGACCGGTGTCGATCCGAGTAAATCCACTTCTCCCAAAGTTTACGCTTTTGAAATATTAGGTTTTAGCGTATTGGCTCTCTCGGTGGTGACGTTAGGGTTAAGATTTCAGGAATTCCTTCCTTGGAATCCGGAGGGAAAGCCCGGCCTGAATTGGGATCTTGCTTGGAATACGAGCGTAAGTTTCGTTACGAATACGAACTGGCAGGCTTATTCCGGTGAAGCTAGCCTTTCTTACGGAAGCCAAATGCTTTTATTAGGGGTCCAAAACTTCGTGAGCGCAGGCGTCGGAATTGCCGTCCTTGCCGCGATGGCCCGAGGTATTTTAGGAGCTTCTCCGGTTGGTATCGGGAATTTCTTCGTAGATTTGACAAGATCTACTCTTTATATTCTTCTTCCTTTATCGATCCTATTCGCAATCGCATTCATCGCGCAAGGTGTCGTGATGGATTTTTCGGCGTATGTGGGATCGACTTCGTTAGAAGGAGTCGACTCTCGAATTCCTCTCGGTCCCGCAGCCTCTCAAATCGCGATCAAGCAATTGGGAACCAACGGAGGCGGTTTTTTCGGAGTGAATTCGGCCCATCCATTCGAGAACCCCACGCCATTTTCCAATTGGCTGGAATCTTTATTAATCCTTTTAATTCCGGCGTCGCTTCCGTTTGCATTCGGTAAATGGGCCAAATCCTGGAAGGCAGGTGTCTCTCTTTTCATCGCGATGCTTCTGTTGTTCGCAGGGAGTGCTGTCATCGCTTTCTGGTCGGAAATCTTTCATTCGTCCCAGGGGTTTTGGCCCAATTGGGAAGGAAAGGAAGTCCGTTTCGGGATCGCCCAAAGCGTGCTATGGGAAATGGCAACGACGGCAGCTTCTAACGGTTCGGTTAACTCTATGCACGATAGTTTCTCCCCGTTAAGCGGAGGGGCCGCTGTCTGGAATATTCTTTTAGGAGAAATCATTTTCGGCGGGGTCGGAGTCGGATTAGCCGGAATGCTTTTCTACGTGATTCTTACGGTCTTCCTCGCGGGCTTGATGGTCGGCAGAACTCCCGAATATTTCGGTAAGAAGATCGAAGCGCGGGAAGTCAAATACGCGCTTTTCGGAGCCTTGGCACCGGGAGTAAGCATCTTATTGTTTACGGCACTTGCTTCCTCTTACGAGTTCGGGCTTTCTTCCCGAGCGAATCAGGGTCCGCACGGCTTAACGGAAATATTATATGCTTTCGCATCCGCAGCGGGAAATAACGGTTCTGCATTTGCGGGATTGAATGCGAATACTCAATTCTATAATTTCGCGCTATCCTTCTGCATGCTTCTCGGAAGGTTCGCCGTGATTTGGCCTGCGATAGGATTAGCGGGAGCGCTGATGAGCAAGAAAAAAGCGCCGGCAGGGGAAGGTACCTTCTCTACCGACGGTGCGTTATTCGTGCTTTTGTTGGTATCGGTGATCGCTTTAGTGGGAGCCTTAACGTTCCTACCTGTGTTAGTTCTCGGTCCTGGAGTGGAATTTCTGCTGCAAGGAACGGGGAGGACTTTTTAATCTATGACTACTAAAAAGAATACTTCTTTTTTCGGCGACTCGGCGTTGCTTTTGAGGGCTATCGGTGATTCGTTTATCAAATTGGATCCAAGAACCCAGTGGAAAAACCCGGTTATGTTCATGGTTTATCTGGGAGCGATCCTGACCACGAGCGAACTTTTCATTTCTTCGAATGAAAGAGGTTTTGCGATTCAAATTTCCATCTGGCTCTGGGCTACCGTTCTATTCGCTAACTTTGCGGAAGCCCTGGCGGAAGGAAGAGGAAAAGCAAGAGCCGAATCTTTACGCAAAACTAGACGGGAAACTCAAGCTAGGCGACTCGTAGGAAACGTTGAATCTCTCGTTCCCGCTTCTACTCTTAGAACGGGCGATCGGGTCGTTTGCGAAGCGGGCGAAACCATCCCCGGGGATGGGGAAGTTGTGGAAGGAATCGCATCGGTCGACGAATCCGCGATCACGGGAGAATCCGCGCCGGTAATACGGGAATCCGGAGGAGATCGATCCGCTGTCACAGCAGGAACAAAGGTACTTAGCGATAGAATCATCATCGAAATTACGACTGATCCGGGAAAGACGTTCATCGATAAAATGATCGCTCTTGTGGAAGGAGCTGCACGACAAAAGACTCCTAACGAAATCGCGCTTTCGATTTTGCTTTCCGCACTTTCTCTGGTATTCTTACTCGCCGTTGCAACTTTAGTTCCAATCGTTCAATACAGTGTGAGAGAAGGCGGTGGAGAGGCGGGATTGTCCAACTCTTTACCTGCGTTAGTCGGCTTTCTTGTCTGTTTGATTCCTACTACGATCGGCGGTCTCTTATCCGCGATCGGAATCAGTGGAATGGATCGCTTGATTCGAAGAAACGTTATTGCGAAATCGGGTCGAGCCATCGAGGCCGCCGGCGATATAGACGTTCTACTTTTGGACAAAACCGGAACGATTACGTTCGGTAATAGAATGGCGACTCGTTTTCTCCCGGCCCCCGGAGTGGACGAGCAACGTTTGGCTAATTCGGCGCAGCTCGCGTCCCTTTCTGATGAAACGCCGGAAGGCAGATCGATTGTCGTCTTGGCGAAAGAGAAGTTCGGCATTCGAGGAAGAAACCTCGCCGAGTTGGGAGGGGACTTCGTTCCGTTTACCGCCAAAACGAAGATGAGCGGTGTCGACTTTAAGAATAGCATGGACGGAAAGAGTCGACCCAATATTCGTAAAGGATCCGCGGACGCGATTCGAAATTATATAATCGGCCTCGGAGGAGAATTCCCTGACGAGATAGTTCGCATAGTGGAAGATATCGCGAAAGAAGGAGCGACTCCTCTTGTCGTATCGGAAGGGCGCGAAATTCTGGGTGTAGTTCATTTAAAGGACGTTGTTAAAGGCGGGATTCGAGAACGCTTTGCCCGACTGAGAACTATGGGAATCAGAACGGTCATGATCACCGGAGATAATCCTCTGACTGCCGCCGCGATTGCAGCCGAAGCTGGGGTGGACGATTTTATTGCGGAAGCGACTCCAGAGAGTAAACTGAAACGAATTCGCGAGGAGCAGGCTTCCGGAAAATTGGTCGCGATGATAGGAGATGGAACGAACGACGCCCCGGCATTGGCTCAGGCCGATGTGGGCGTTGCGATGAATACCGGAACTCAGACCGCGAGAGAAGCCGGAAACATGATCGATCTGGATAGTAATCCTACAAAACTGATCGAGATCGTCGAAATCGGAAAGCAGCTATTGATGACCCGGGGATCTCTTACCACTTTCAGCGTGGCAAACGACGTTTCCAAATACTTCGTAATCCTACCCGCCATTTTTGCGAGTCTGTATCCGGTCGCAGGAAAAGGGGGACTCGGAGTTTTGAACTTCTTAGGTTTGGGAAGCCCGATGTCCGCAGTCTTGAGCGCAGTGATCTTTAACGCGCTCATACTCGTGTTTTTGGTTCCGCTGGCTTTGCGGGGCGTGGAATATCGTCCGTTAGGCGCGGATACGGTGCTTGCTCGAAACGTTTTCATATACGGT contains:
- the kdpB gene encoding potassium-transporting ATPase subunit KdpB; translation: MTTKKNTSFFGDSALLLRAIGDSFIKLDPRTQWKNPVMFMVYLGAILTTSELFISSNERGFAIQISIWLWATVLFANFAEALAEGRGKARAESLRKTRRETQARRLVGNVESLVPASTLRTGDRVVCEAGETIPGDGEVVEGIASVDESAITGESAPVIRESGGDRSAVTAGTKVLSDRIIIEITTDPGKTFIDKMIALVEGAARQKTPNEIALSILLSALSLVFLLAVATLVPIVQYSVREGGGEAGLSNSLPALVGFLVCLIPTTIGGLLSAIGISGMDRLIRRNVIAKSGRAIEAAGDIDVLLLDKTGTITFGNRMATRFLPAPGVDEQRLANSAQLASLSDETPEGRSIVVLAKEKFGIRGRNLAELGGDFVPFTAKTKMSGVDFKNSMDGKSRPNIRKGSADAIRNYIIGLGGEFPDEIVRIVEDIAKEGATPLVVSEGREILGVVHLKDVVKGGIRERFARLRTMGIRTVMITGDNPLTAAAIAAEAGVDDFIAEATPESKLKRIREEQASGKLVAMIGDGTNDAPALAQADVGVAMNTGTQTAREAGNMIDLDSNPTKLIEIVEIGKQLLMTRGSLTTFSVANDVSKYFVILPAIFASLYPVAGKGGLGVLNFLGLGSPMSAVLSAVIFNALILVFLVPLALRGVEYRPLGADTVLARNVFIYGFGGIILPFFGIKLIDVVLNYVQGWFV
- the kdpA gene encoding potassium-transporting ATPase subunit KdpA → MNGNDSVFYFLYFAVLFLVSPWLGLFIAKVLDGEFPKFLKPVVAFENLIYKVTGVDPSKSTSPKVYAFEILGFSVLALSVVTLGLRFQEFLPWNPEGKPGLNWDLAWNTSVSFVTNTNWQAYSGEASLSYGSQMLLLGVQNFVSAGVGIAVLAAMARGILGASPVGIGNFFVDLTRSTLYILLPLSILFAIAFIAQGVVMDFSAYVGSTSLEGVDSRIPLGPAASQIAIKQLGTNGGGFFGVNSAHPFENPTPFSNWLESLLILLIPASLPFAFGKWAKSWKAGVSLFIAMLLLFAGSAVIAFWSEIFHSSQGFWPNWEGKEVRFGIAQSVLWEMATTAASNGSVNSMHDSFSPLSGGAAVWNILLGEIIFGGVGVGLAGMLFYVILTVFLAGLMVGRTPEYFGKKIEAREVKYALFGALAPGVSILLFTALASSYEFGLSSRANQGPHGLTEILYAFASAAGNNGSAFAGLNANTQFYNFALSFCMLLGRFAVIWPAIGLAGALMSKKKAPAGEGTFSTDGALFVLLLVSVIALVGALTFLPVLVLGPGVEFLLQGTGRTF
- the kdpF gene encoding K(+)-transporting ATPase subunit F, whose amino-acid sequence is MSYPFLIAVVFGLVVYLTYAIVRPERF